Proteins from a genomic interval of Granulicella sp. L56:
- a CDS encoding DUF427 domain-containing protein translates to MAKAVWNGQTLAESETYETVEGNIYFPEETVKREFLRPSSTTSSCPWKGQARYYTIVVDDQENQDAAWYYPDPKPAARNVKHHIAFWRGVEVTK, encoded by the coding sequence ATGGCAAAGGCAGTATGGAATGGCCAGACGCTGGCTGAAAGCGAGACATACGAGACAGTTGAGGGAAACATTTACTTCCCGGAAGAGACAGTTAAGCGAGAGTTTTTGAGACCCAGCTCAACGACCTCCAGTTGCCCGTGGAAGGGGCAGGCTCGCTACTACACCATTGTTGTCGATGATCAGGAAAATCAGGATGCGGCGTGGTATTACCCCGATCCCAAGCCTGCCGCGCGCAACGTGAAGCACCACATCGCCTTCTGGCGTGGCGTGGAAGTCACGAAGTAG
- a CDS encoding acyltransferase, translating into MSESVVSMTLPPAKTGGAKPPKFYMPQLDVMRFFAFLSVFFLHCLPAVDVSSHVGGARIVALFAKTIESTGRNGVGLFFLLSSYLITELLARERKATGAIHLKMFYMRRILRIWPLYYFVVLIGLLIQPLNKEYHLTLPVILSFLFFVNNWHVVLYKFIWSPILPLWTVSAEEQFYLIWPFAMWKFSRRTMLWLCSIAIVVIPLITYRTTSTPWRTETTELVATLLFFPLGGILSMVLKPKVSPSTLLKFWALFFLGLVCWIVGGICSQPNGDLLASPPQTLLGKAIIAVGTVIIFMAFLRSNPAIWPQPLVYLGKISFGLYVYHHLVYDLVAALTKSIGLGVQTGRNHSLYNVLIFGLVVLPVTLLGTIGVSALSYRYLETPFLRLKDRFAVVHSRDI; encoded by the coding sequence ATGAGTGAGTCCGTGGTGTCAATGACACTACCGCCCGCGAAAACCGGAGGTGCAAAACCTCCTAAATTTTATATGCCGCAGTTGGACGTCATGCGGTTCTTTGCTTTTTTATCCGTTTTTTTCCTGCATTGCCTTCCAGCAGTCGATGTTTCAAGCCATGTCGGAGGAGCGCGGATAGTCGCTCTATTCGCAAAGACGATCGAATCGACTGGCCGCAATGGCGTGGGACTTTTCTTTCTGCTCAGCTCTTATCTGATAACAGAGCTTTTAGCGCGAGAGAGAAAAGCAACGGGGGCAATTCACCTCAAGATGTTTTATATGCGAAGAATCCTTCGCATATGGCCCCTCTATTACTTTGTTGTGCTGATCGGGCTGCTTATCCAGCCGCTCAATAAGGAATACCACCTTACGTTGCCGGTCATCCTGAGCTTTTTGTTTTTTGTGAACAACTGGCATGTTGTGCTCTATAAATTCATATGGTCGCCCATCCTGCCGCTCTGGACTGTATCGGCGGAGGAGCAGTTCTATCTGATATGGCCCTTTGCGATGTGGAAGTTTTCGCGTCGAACGATGCTGTGGCTCTGTTCCATTGCAATTGTCGTAATTCCCCTGATCACTTATCGAACTACAAGCACGCCCTGGAGAACAGAAACCACTGAGTTGGTGGCGACTCTTCTTTTCTTCCCGCTTGGCGGAATCCTGTCCATGGTTCTCAAGCCAAAAGTTTCTCCATCAACCCTGTTGAAGTTCTGGGCATTGTTCTTTCTCGGACTGGTATGCTGGATCGTTGGTGGTATCTGCTCTCAGCCCAATGGAGACCTCCTGGCTTCGCCGCCGCAGACCCTTCTCGGCAAAGCGATCATTGCTGTTGGCACCGTTATCATCTTCATGGCATTTCTGCGCAGCAACCCGGCAATTTGGCCGCAGCCATTGGTCTATCTCGGAAAGATCTCGTTTGGGCTCTACGTCTATCACCATCTTGTCTATGATCTTGTTGCAGCGCTGACGAAATCTATAGGGCTGGGAGTTCAGACAGGACGGAATCACTCGCTTTACAACGTGCTCATCTTTGGATTGGTGGTACTGCCTGTAACCCTGTTAGGCACGATCGGGGTCTCGGCACTCTCCTACCGTTACCTTGAGACCCCATTCCTGCGCTTGAAGGATCGGTTCGCAGTGGTGCATTCCCGGGACATCTAG
- a CDS encoding sensor histidine kinase, with translation METATLQAEPYLAPITPATPTPLLEIIAALRTITPLIGLSDEEYTWLANHGTERISDGGDALIFREGAPTSHLVFILRGEVHVRRRHSGPMALFVGRAGQMTGKLPYSRMKTYGGDGYTIGPSWVLDIHESLFPEMLAAIPSMAQRCVSVLLDRVREVTRMEQQAEKLSALGKLAGNLSHELNNPASAAQRSAASLFGELRKYGDQKYLLGSLCLTPEQSKIYKDWVIRTRASMAAYSSETVAPQNPLASSDREEQLTKWLIDHNVTEPWTIAPSLSETRITLEHLDDLARHAPPELVPITIGTFATSLRVERMTEAIVDSTVRIFDLISAIKDYSYMDQAPIQDIDIALSLEATLAMFSSRLQGITIERDFDPALPPISAYGSELSQVWTALIENAIEAIRSSGEPGILRLRTCLTGTMASIEIWNNGPEIDPAIQSRIFEPFFTTKAPGHGLGLGLDTAQRIVSRHSGFLTVESKPGATCFQVRLPLDQAQAY, from the coding sequence ATGGAAACCGCGACCCTCCAAGCCGAGCCATACCTAGCTCCCATCACACCTGCAACACCCACGCCGCTGCTTGAGATCATCGCCGCGCTGCGCACCATCACTCCGCTCATCGGACTCTCCGATGAGGAGTACACGTGGCTGGCCAACCATGGCACCGAGCGTATCAGCGACGGCGGCGATGCGCTGATCTTTCGCGAAGGAGCGCCCACCTCGCACCTCGTCTTCATCCTTCGCGGAGAGGTCCATGTCCGCCGCCGCCACTCCGGCCCCATGGCGCTCTTCGTCGGCCGCGCCGGGCAGATGACCGGCAAGCTGCCCTACTCGCGCATGAAAACCTATGGCGGAGATGGTTACACCATCGGCCCCAGTTGGGTCCTCGACATTCACGAGTCTCTCTTTCCCGAGATGCTGGCCGCTATCCCCTCGATGGCGCAACGGTGCGTCTCCGTACTGCTCGACCGCGTACGTGAGGTTACGCGCATGGAGCAGCAGGCAGAGAAGCTCTCCGCACTGGGCAAACTCGCGGGCAACCTCTCGCATGAGCTGAATAATCCAGCGTCGGCGGCACAGCGCTCTGCCGCCAGCCTCTTCGGCGAACTGCGCAAGTACGGCGACCAGAAGTATCTGCTTGGCTCGCTTTGTCTCACGCCGGAGCAGTCCAAGATCTATAAGGACTGGGTGATCCGCACCCGTGCCAGCATGGCGGCGTATTCCAGCGAAACGGTCGCGCCTCAGAATCCGCTGGCCTCCTCAGACCGCGAAGAGCAACTCACCAAGTGGCTCATCGACCACAATGTCACCGAGCCATGGACGATTGCGCCCTCGCTCTCCGAGACACGCATCACGCTCGAACATCTCGACGATCTGGCGCGCCACGCTCCACCGGAGCTTGTCCCCATCACCATCGGCACCTTTGCCACGTCGCTGCGCGTCGAGCGCATGACCGAGGCCATTGTCGACTCGACCGTCCGCATCTTCGACCTCATCAGCGCCATCAAGGACTACTCCTACATGGACCAGGCGCCGATTCAGGACATCGATATTGCACTGTCGCTCGAGGCCACGCTGGCCATGTTCTCCTCGCGGCTGCAGGGCATCACCATCGAGCGCGACTTCGATCCGGCACTTCCGCCGATCAGCGCCTATGGCAGCGAACTCAGCCAGGTCTGGACTGCGCTCATCGAAAACGCAATCGAAGCCATCCGTTCCAGCGGCGAGCCCGGCATTCTTCGCCTGCGCACCTGCCTCACCGGTACGATGGCGAGCATCGAGATCTGGAACAATGGCCCTGAGATCGATCCGGCCATCCAGTCGCGTATCTTTGAGCCTTTTTTCACGACGAAGGCCCCCGGACATGGGCTCGGCCTCGGACTCGATACCGCTCAGCGCATCGTCAGCCGCCACTCCGGCTTTCTGACAGTCGAATCGAAGCCCGGAGCGACCTGCTTCCAGGTCCGCCTGCCGCTGGACCAGGCACAGGCTTATTAG
- the ilvC gene encoding ketol-acid reductoisomerase, translating to MMAKAYHDADADLSLIQAKKVAIIGYGSQGHAHALNLKDSGVDVRVGLRADSPNVERARKAGLQVGTVAEVSKWADVIMNLTPDQTAAKVYHADIEPNLAPGKTLMFAHGFNIRFRTITPPAGVDVSLVAPKAPGHRVREVFTEGGGVPALVAVEQDASGTALALALSYAKGIGTTRAGVLETTFTEETETDLFGEQAVLCGGTSALVKAGFETLVEAGYQPELAYFEVLHELKLIVDLMYRGGLEYMRHSISDTAEWGDYVAGPRIVTSEVKKAMKGLLNDIQDGSFAKKFIEENETGRHEFARIRKQEAAHQIEKVGAELRKSMPFLDPVVVKDGAVVKA from the coding sequence ATCATGGCTAAGGCATACCACGACGCAGACGCAGACCTCTCTCTTATCCAGGCGAAGAAAGTCGCCATCATCGGCTATGGCTCGCAGGGCCACGCCCATGCTCTCAACCTCAAGGACTCCGGCGTCGATGTGCGCGTCGGTCTCCGCGCCGACAGCCCCAACGTGGAGCGCGCGCGCAAGGCTGGCCTTCAGGTCGGCACCGTCGCCGAAGTTTCGAAGTGGGCCGACGTCATCATGAACCTGACGCCCGACCAGACCGCGGCCAAGGTCTATCACGCCGACATCGAGCCGAACCTGGCACCCGGCAAGACGCTGATGTTCGCGCACGGCTTCAACATCCGCTTCCGCACCATCACCCCGCCTGCCGGTGTTGACGTTTCGCTGGTTGCGCCCAAGGCTCCCGGCCATCGCGTACGCGAGGTTTTCACCGAAGGCGGCGGCGTACCCGCGCTCGTAGCTGTCGAGCAGGATGCGAGTGGAACAGCGCTCGCGCTTGCACTGAGCTACGCCAAGGGCATCGGCACCACGCGTGCCGGTGTTCTGGAGACCACCTTCACCGAAGAGACCGAGACCGACCTCTTTGGCGAGCAGGCAGTTCTCTGCGGGGGCACCTCGGCGCTGGTCAAGGCTGGCTTTGAGACGCTGGTCGAGGCTGGATATCAGCCGGAGCTTGCCTACTTCGAAGTGCTGCATGAGCTGAAGCTCATCGTCGACCTGATGTATCGTGGCGGCCTCGAGTACATGCGCCACTCCATCTCGGACACAGCGGAGTGGGGCGACTACGTTGCTGGTCCGCGCATCGTCACCTCTGAGGTCAAGAAGGCGATGAAGGGGCTGCTCAACGATATTCAGGACGGCAGCTTCGCCAAGAAGTTCATCGAAGAGAACGAGACCGGACGCCACGAATTCGCCCGCATCCGCAAGCAGGAAGCAGCACACCAGATCGAAAAGGTCGGCGCAGAGCTTCGCAAATCCATGCCGTTTCTCGACCCCGTCGTCGTCAAAGACGGAGCCGTCGTCAAGGCCTGA
- the ilvN gene encoding acetolactate synthase small subunit, whose product MLHTFVALVSDKPGVLTRVASLFRRLNINIVSLTVGESERVDTSRMTIVCEAPEHAADRIRASLYKLEITVDVDEVGRSEAVIRELCLIKVAAGPREPNGLSSRSQIFELASVFRARVVDLAPESIMLEMTGSSSKIEGLLQVLRESGYTILEVSRTGRMAMRRGHHTSRVLKALGTPNGSPEAGIPVVPTSDIIPNQFDEH is encoded by the coding sequence ATGCTCCACACCTTTGTAGCCCTCGTCTCCGATAAGCCTGGCGTTCTTACCCGGGTCGCCTCGCTCTTTCGCCGTCTGAACATCAACATCGTCTCGCTCACCGTCGGCGAGTCCGAACGCGTCGACACCTCGCGCATGACCATCGTCTGCGAGGCGCCGGAGCACGCCGCCGACCGCATTCGCGCCTCGCTCTACAAGCTCGAGATCACCGTCGATGTCGACGAGGTAGGCCGCAGCGAGGCCGTCATCCGCGAGCTTTGCCTGATCAAGGTCGCCGCCGGGCCGAGGGAGCCGAACGGGCTCTCGTCGCGCTCGCAGATCTTCGAGTTGGCGAGTGTCTTCCGCGCGCGCGTCGTCGATCTTGCGCCCGAGTCGATCATGCTGGAGATGACGGGCAGTTCCTCGAAGATCGAAGGGCTGCTGCAGGTGCTGCGCGAGAGCGGCTACACCATTCTCGAAGTCTCGCGCACCGGCCGCATGGCCATGCGGCGCGGCCACCACACCAGCAGGGTGCTCAAGGCTCTGGGCACACCGAACGGGAGTCCCGAAGCCGGTATTCCCGTTGTGCCAACCAGCGATATCATCCCTAACCAGTTTGACGAACACTAA